GGTGGCATTGAAAAGTCATGCAGCGCCCTCTTGTAAGCCATTATAACGGAGCGGCGGCACAGCGACAAGAGGGTCGCCTCCCTCGGAGAATGTCGCTATTCTGCCTGACTTGCGCATGGCGAACCTGGCGCTGCCGAGCGAAGCGAGCAACTTTTCAATGCCACCTTCCCCTCATAACGAATATATGTGTAAGGTCTCTTCTGCACATCTCCTCCATGAGAATTCCTGTGCTGTTTTGAGGCCTTGCTTGATTCTCTTGTTTCTTAAAGAGTTGTTTTGGATGAGTTCCTGCATTTTTCTACATAGTTCATGAGGATCTTTCGGATTGAATGCGCAAGGGATTTCTTTGACAATCTCTCGGTTTGTTGGAATTTGAGATGCTAATACCGGACAGCCGCACTTCATTGCCTCTAGGATAGGGAGGCCGAAGCCTTCGTATAAGGAAGGCCAGACAAACAGCTCTGCGGTATTATAGTAGAGGACGAGGTCGGATCTTGGGATGAATCCTGTGGAGATAATGTCGTTTTTAAGATTGAGTTTTTCTATGAGTTTGAATATACATTTGTATTTCCAGCCTTTCTTTCCAACAATGATTAGTTTGTATGTAGGGTGCTGTTTTCTTATTTCATTGAATGCTCTGATGAGCGCCGGTATGTTCTTCCTCGGCTCTATTGTGCCTACATAGAGGATGAACGGAAAGGTTATACTGTTCTTTCTTTTGAATTCGCTGATTGCTTTCCTATTCTTAATTCTTTTACAGTCGTTTTCTGCAGCTTCATAGGTTACGTGTATTTTTTTAGGGCTGATGCGAAAAATTCTTATAATATCCTCTTTTGTGTTTTCTGATACCGTGATTATCTTATGGACATTTTTTAGTATTATTTTAAGGCCGATCTTATGCTCGAGGTATGGCAGCATGCCTTGTGTTTTTGGATAGAGCAACGGAGCGAGGTCATGGATGGTCACAATCATCTTGTATTTCTGTTTGAAGAAGAATGGCCCTATTTGTGTTGGCTCGTGAACTACGTCCAGGTTATATTTTCTTAGAAGCAACGGAAATATGATCAGTTTTCTCAGCTGCCTATAGAATGGAAATTCGTAAAGAGGGATGATGATGTGCTTTATATTTCTGTTTTTGTATATCTTATTCCTGTTGTCTTTTCTGTAATGGATTAAAAAATATTCGTTATTTTTATCGCTATTGAGGACATTCTTAACAAGATTTCGGGTGTAGGTTGTAATGCCCGCGCCATTGTCATCGATTGAGTCGGTGATTATGCCTATTCTCATTTTTGTTTGGGAACGCGAGGCTCTTTAAAAACATTTATATATTCGCCACCACTTCTGAGGAGAGATGGCCAAGAAGCAAAGACGCCGCGTTGACATTTCTCTTGTTATCCCTGTGTATAATGAGGAGAAGAACCTTCTTTACTTGTATAGAAATATCAATCGTGCTCTTCATGATTATCACGGAGAGTACGAGATTATTTTCATAGATGACGGAAGTAGTGATGGCAGCCTTGCGGTTCTTCAGGGGCTTGCGAGAGAAAAAGATATACGGATTGTGGAGTTTCAAACCAATTACGGCAAATCAGCTGCGCTTACTGCAGGATTCAAACTGGCTCAGGGAGGGCTGGTTATAACCATGGACGCCGATCTTCAGGACGACCCAGCCGAAATCCCTCGGTTTTTGGATGAGATCCGACATTGCGATGTTGTTGTCGGTTGGAAGTATAGGAGAAAAGATCCGCTTTCCAAGACGATTCCATCCAGGTTTTTTAATTATTCTATAGCTCTCCTAACTAAGATCCGGATTCATGACTCAAATTGCGGGTTCAAGGCTTTTAGGAGGAGAGTGATCGAGAATATCCAGATTTATGGAGAACTCCATCGCTACATCCCGGTTTTGGCATTTTGGAAGGGATTTGAGGTAAGAGAGATGAAGATCAGGCATCATCCAAGGATTTATGGAAAATCTAAATATGGTATAGGGCGCTTATTTAAGGGGTTCCTCGATTTGATTACTGTGAAGTTTCTTATCAGCTACGGTCAGAGTCCTTTTTACTTGTTCGGTGGAATTGGAATAATCTTCAGTGTTATTGGTTTTATATTAGGAGTTTATCTAACCACACTAAAGGTACTGGTAGGTGCCTCCATAGGCAGGAGGCCTTTATTGATATTTACAATGCTGCTTCTTGTCCTTGGTGTGCAATTCATAGGGATTGGGCTTCTTGGGGATATGGTATCTTATCAAAGGGAAAAAGAGCAATATATTGTAAAGAGGATCATTTAGACATCGGCTTCTTGTCTAGAGGTGTCTCTTGCAAATGTTCTTAGAACAACGTGCCTTAATGGCCTATAGTAGTACGCCATCCATCCGATATTTTTGAGGATGACAAGCATTATCGAATATAGCACCAATGCATAAAGATTGATAGACTTTATTGTGAAGAATGATGCGAGTATGGGGATAAGTACAAAAGCAATTAAACGGCAATCTTCAAAATACATCCATTCATTGTATCTGGCATGTTTCATTTTATTCAGAGCCTCTTTATCCAGGATTAAAATGACAACCAAATGCTGAAGAGGGTGGATTAAGGACATAAGAATAATAAAGGGCGTTAATAAGAAGATGAGTGTCTCATTAAGGTTATAGAAAAGTGCGATGGTAATCAGCGCAGTTCCGATATAGCCGGTGACCCAATCAAAGATGCCTCCCCAGCGTGAGGATACACCCCACAGCCTTGCTAGTTTTCCGTCGACATTATCGAGAAGGAATCGCAACAGGAAAAAGAGCGCTCCGCCGATAAGATGACCGGTGATAGACAGGTAGGCGCTAAAAATGACTGCGATGAAGGAAAGGAGGGTAATCATGTTTGGAGAGAGCCGAAGTATGTTGCCAAAGACCCACCCTAATATTAAATAGGGGTAATGAAGAAACATATTTGCGCGAGGCATCGGAACTGTAGCGACACGATCCAAATCATTGAAAGTAATCCTCTTTTTTTCCATGTTATTGCATCAAGAGCTTTAAATATATGAAAAATAGGATGATAGACATCCAGACCATAAGGACTGCATCAATAATGAATAGATTCAGGAGTGTGCTTAGTTCAACCATGAGTCTCACTTGTTATTTAATGCTTGGGAAGAGATTCGGCAATGCATTTTAAAATCTTTGCTTCCGTGACTAGCAGATAGGCTCTCTCACGATCAACCCGCAGATGCTTATTAATGTTAAGGTGTCTGAGCAGAAATCTTACGGCCCTATCCACTGTCTCATAGTTTACTGGTGGGCTTCCGAGCTCTCCAAGCCGTATAATCATGGCTTTCAGTAAGGCTGGGCTATTAAGGTCGTTGTCTTTCTGTTTTAACACTCGCTTGCGAATAAGGGGGGGGAATGCTTCAGAGTTTATCTGTATTTTATCAATATCGGCTTTCGCCACTTTTTCCCTGAACTCTTGTTGCAATTGCTTCTCTTGCCATCTCCTTTGAAGTAAGGAATAGTCTATTTTGTTCCAGAATTCCCAATGGCCCGAGGGGATAGCTGAATATGGCAGGAACGCCTGTACTGGATAAACGCATGCATTTAGGTAGATGTGGGTTATGAGGCTCAGGCATGCATCTTGCCTGCTGAGGTTTAATGTCTTTTCTTGACCCAATTCGGAGATTGAGACTAGGAGGTTGTCTTTTTCCGCCTGAATCTTGAGATATTCAAGCGAACCTTTTGAAATGTTAGTTTTCTTTCCTTTAAAAAGACAAAATGCTGCATCCAGCAATCTTGGCTGGTTTTCTAGTGTGTGGGTGTAGAGGGAATTGAAGGGTTGCAGATGGAACTGTATCCCCGGGATCAACGAGAAGAACGCATTTGACTCGTCCGCATTGCAGCTCTTGAGGATTTTTTGTGATATAAGCAGATGTGTCTTGCTATCCATACAGTTTAGGGATATACTTGTGGTTTTAAATTTTTGCGTTTGGCCTGATTTCGCAGAATCAAAAATTATATATACTAGTAAAAGTAACGATAGTGAATGGGAGAAGGAAGGAATGGTATGCCTGGCAGGAACTTCAGAGTCCTACTCATCCACGCAAATTCTTCAATGGACACGCTGATTCCACCCAATTTGGCAACCCTTTCTGCGTGCTTAAAGAGGGCAGGGAACGAAGTCAGGCTCTTTGACACTACTTTCTACAATACGCGGGGGTTTACTGGAGATGATGCCCGGGTAAGGACGTTGCAGGTCAAGGAGACGCATTTTTCTGATTATGGAATTTATTTTAATGATACAGATATGCTCCAGGATTTTCTGGAGATGGTTGAAGAGTTTAAGCCAGACCTCATTGGCTTTTCTGCAGTTGAGTTAACATTTAAGATGGGAATGGAAATTATTGATGCTGTGAAGAGGGTTAAGTCCGAGATTGTTGTTGCTTGCGGCGGAGCACATGCTATGACTTCTCCAGAGGACGTTATAGATGAAAGGAATATCGATATTGTCTGTGTCGGAGAGGCTGAAAATTCTTTTGTTGAATTGTGTGAAAAATTGAGAAATAAGGAGGATTATACGGGAATCCTTAATCTCTGGGTAAAAAAGGATGGCAAGATTCATAAGAATAGGCTTGGAAATCTTATCGATATGGATGATTTGCCGATGCAGGATTGGGAGATTTTTGACAGGAGAAGGATCTACAAACCCATGTCCGGGAATATCGGAAGGACTGGATGTTTTGAGCTGACCCGAGGATGTATCTACTCCTGCACGTTCTGCATAAATGAATTCCTCAATAAGGTTCACAAGCATAAGAGTTATCGGGAGAAGAGTATCCCTAAGTTTATCGATGAGGTGAAATATTTTAAAGACAAATACGGACTTGAATATGTCTATATTCTTGCGGAGATGTTCCTGCCAACATCAAAAGAGCGCATTAGAGAGTTTTCACGCTTATGGAAGGAAAAGGTTGGGATTCCTTTCTGGTGTCAGGTGAGGGTAGAAGGGGTTGACGAGGAGAATGTAAGGCTCCTTGAGGACGCCGGCTGTGTTTCGATATCTGCAGGGGTAGAAAGCGGAAATCAAGAGTTTAGAAGGAAAGTCATACACAGGATGATGAGCAATGAGAAGATCGTTGAGGCCTTTCGGCTTCTTAAGAACAGCAAGATGCAGATTTCAGCAAATAGTATTATTGGATTTCCTGGAGAAACAAGGGAGCAGATATTTGACACAATTGAGTTGAATAGGAAACTTGGGCTTGATAATATCATGATACATGTCTTTAACCCTTATCGCGGGACTAGCTTATATGACCTTAGTGTTGAAAGGGGGTATATCCCCCAGGACCATATGGCCGGAGATTACAGGGCTGATTTTACTCTGAATATGCCCCATATATCCAAGGAAGAGATTCTCGGATTGCAGAGAACGTTTGTACTGTATGCCAAGTTTCCAAGAGAGATGTGGCCTGAGATTAGGATAGCTGAGAAGTTTGATGAAGAAGGGAATAAAAAGTTTGAAGAATTGAGTAAGATTTACAGAGAGAAGTTCTTTTTGGAAAAACCTGTTATGCATTAATTGGAGCACGATGGATTGCCCGTTTATCAGAGTATTAGAGAATCCTTGTTAGTATCCCTCTCTCTATTGTTTCGGTTACCATTACAGGATTATTGATTACTCTTTGAGGGTTGAATCCATGATCTATGATGTTTCCTAAGTCCCCCCCATGGATTCCCAATCTGCTTAATCTTGTTTCAAGGCCTATCTGCTCCATTAGACTTATGAGTTTGTCTCTCGCTTCTTCTCCGTCTTTTGCACTTAATAAGCTGAGTAATTCTGAAATGCGAGTTTTAACAGTATCTATTGCCAGCCCATTCTGTATGTTTTCCGGAGTTACATTTTCATTGATTGGAAAGAAATAAGGAAGAGTAAGCATAACTGCGTGGCCATGGGGGATATTGTGGTATGCTGTTAATGGATAGGATATGGCATGCGCTGCTGTTGTTTTTGCTATGGCTATCGATTTTCCTGCGAGATGGGCTGCATACATCATTGCTGCACGATTTTCGGGGGTTGGAGCATTAACAGCTTGGACAATATTGGAAAGAATGATAGGGATTGCCTCCCTGCTGTATTGCCTTGATTCCTCTGTTGATTTAACAGACCATAATCCCTCTATGGCTTGCGCAAGAGCATCCACTCCTGTTTGAGCTGTGATTTTTGGCGGGAGGGAATAGGTCAAAGATGGGTCTAAGAGGATATGTTCAGGGACCATACTAGGGTGAGCGAGAGAGTATTTTGTTTTATCAATGTATACAACTGCAAATGGCGTTATTTCAGCTCCTGATCCGGAAGTGGTTGGAATGAGTATTCTTGGAAGATTGCTTCCATTTGCTTTTATTTTTGCGGTTATGTATTCTTTGATGGGCATTGTTTCTTTGTAAAGCAATGCTGCTGCTTTAGCTATGTCCATAACCTTCCCGCCACCGACTGCTATGATAAAGTCTATATTATTTTCCCGGATAAGGGTTATGGTCTTCCGGACGTCTTCTATTGATGGAATTTGATTGCGCGTTGAAGCATAGGTTACCCTATAGCCTTTAAGTTGAGGGCTGATGAGCTTCTCTGCTCCTGAGGCATAATACGAATTCTCTCCATTTAATAGGAGGATAGAGTGAGGCTTCTCTTTTTGGAGTATGCCTGCTATTTCATTTAGGGGGCTGGGATTTTCATATACGACTGCCATAGGTTTAGCCTCTTGAGATATACTCCATAAATGCTTTTTTGTTTTCTATTGGAGTTATTGTGGGTCTTCCAAGATTGACCCTTGCTCCTTTGTTGATTTTGATTTCCAATAAAGATGGGCCGTCGATTGATTGAAGCAGACTTAATTTGCCCTTGATATCCTCAGGGGTTTCTGCGCATGCTGTGCTAGTATAACCGCAAGCTTTTGCGATAGCCGGAAGGTCTATGTTGAATGCTGCAGTAGGTTGCCCGCCGACAGAATCATGAGACCCGTTATTGAAGATGATATGCCTTAAATTCTTTGGTTTCTTATCGCCGATTATTGCAAGCACGCCCATATGCATTATTACGGCGCCGTCACCATCGAAGCAGTATACATTTCTGCCAGGCCTTGATAGGGCGATGCCTAAAGCAATACTTGAGGAATGCCCCATAGAGCCAACGGTAAGAAAATCCTTTTTATGATCATGGCCGAGTTCTTCCCTAAATGCAAATACTTCCCGAGATGCCTTTCCTGTCGTGGATACTATGATATCATCATCCTTTAGGTTCCCTGCAATCAATTTTATTGCCTCTTCCCGGCTTAATTCAAATTTCACTTTTGTTTCGCTCTTAAGAGGGTATGCATTGAATGTTCCTTCTCTAACAACAAGCGCATAAGGAGTATTGCTACCCTTCATTGAAGAATATGCCTTATCTACGGCTTCCTTCAGTTCTTTCCCCTCCTGCGGCAGGATGGAATAAGGTATCCCCAGCGTGTCTAACTGATCCAGGGTTATCTTTCCCATCTTTTTGTGCTGTGGCTCATCTTCGCGTTCTCCTCTCCAGCCTATAACCAACAGCACGGGAATGCTGTAAACGTCTGCATCTGTAAGCGAGGTTAAAGGATTGACGCAATTTCCCAAGCCAGAATTCTGCATGTAAACTACTCCGATCTGTTTGGTAGCAAGATGGTAGCCTGCTGCTAGCGCTATTGCGTTTCCCTCATTTGCGCAGATGATATGATTTTTTGAATTGTCTGTGATGTAGGCACAAAAATGTGCCAGCAGCGAATCTGGGACCCCCGTAAATAAATTGCTTCCGTTCTCTATAATGGATTCGTAAAGTATTTTTGCATCGATCATTTTATTCCTTTTCATCTCCTCGGCATTTTTATTAGGTCATTTGCTTGCAGGTATCAAGGTGATTGTCTCTTTTATGGGATAGCATACCTCATTTGCCTCATGGCATCTTTCGTGCTTTAATATGAGTTTTGCTGTCTCCACCATTGCAGGATATGCGCTTCTCAGCATATGGTTTGCATAGATGACAATATTCACGCCAGCGTCCGCCAGTTCTCTTTCGGTGATATGACTATAGGTACTGGGCACCGCCACTAATGGCACTCTCTGCTCAAATTTGGCATAGAGATTGCAGAATTCAAGCACTTCCTTGGCGTTATCTGCCTTGCTGTGAATCATAATTCCATCTGCTCCTGCTTTTATATATGCTTGAGCCCTTTTTAGAGCGTCTCCATGCCCCTTCCCAAGGATTAGACTTTCAATCCTTGCAATAATCATAAAATCATCTGTGACTTGTGCGTTCTTTCCTGTTTTTATCTTTCCGCAGAAATTCTGCACGCTATCTTGGGTTTGGCCTGCTTCGGCCCCGAAAAGGGAGTTCCTCTTTGCTCCGGTCTTATCTTCAATGATTACTGCTGAAACTCCAAGCCTTTCAAGTGTCTTAACCATGAATCCAAAATGCTCTGGCAGCCCTCCGTCGTCACCATCAAAGATAAGTGGTTTTGTCGTTACCTCAAATATTTGATCTATGGTGTGCACCCGAGAACTTACATCTACAACTTTTGTGTCTGGCTTGCCTTTGGCAGTTGAGTCTGTCAGGCTGCTTGCCCACATTCCATCGAATTCTTTTACGTTGTCTCCTTCAATTAGCTGTGTGGTCTCAACTATTCTCCCTGTCAGACCGTTATGCACTTCCATGATCCTTACAATTGGCTTAAGTTCTAATAATTTTTTTAGTTTCCTTAGGCGTATTTCGGGTGTTGTTCCTATCGCATTCATCCTACTAACTATTTGACTTGAAGAAATGTCTTTTGTATAGTCAACTTCTACAAGCTTCCCACCCCATTCCCTTAATACCTCAATTACTTTTGCCCGTGTTTCCTTTTGGGTGCCGGTTCTCCAATCAGTGCCGTGAACAACGTAGTCCGGCCTCATTTTTTTTAGGTTAGGAAGATAATCCAGAGATGCTTGCGGGATTACCTTTTCTATGCCTTTAATATTCTCAATTATTCTTTTTCTTTGTTCGTATGAGAGAAGTGGGAGGCGTTTATAGCCTGCCAATGCCATATCTGTCATCAAACCAACAGTTACTTCCCCTAATTTTCGTGCATTCTCTATAATATTTATATGCCCGTGGTGGATGATGTCAGCGGCCATGCTGACATATACCTTTGCTTTTTTCACTTCGCTCATGCTTTTCTCTCTATTCGATTATTAGCGTATATCTGATTATTAGCGCGTTTGAGATCCTCTTGATTGTCTATTTCCATACAGAATCCGTTATAGTACAATGGATGCATTTCTATTTCGCTGCTTAATTCATTCAACGCGTTCTCAGCATATTCCGAAACCCTTCCATTTGATATGAATTCACAGATTTTCCTCATCCAAAGAAGAAAATGTTCTTTTGATATCCGATAGATTGGTGCACAGAAATATGCCCCTTCTCCAAAGATATCCACCCCGATCTTTGCAATGCGTCCATCTATCACTCTTGCCTTGAAATCTTTATCAGGAAGCTGAAGATTCTTGGCAAGAGGTATTGAAGTTACCTCTTGCTTAAGAAGGTTTGACAGTATGCTTTTTTCAAAGAGCAGATCTCCGTGCATAAATATCACATCTTCATTTATCAAATGGTGTGTGAGCCAGAGTGAGTAAATATAGTTGGTTTCTTTATACTTGCGATTCCTGACGTATGTAATTGAGATTTTCGGAAAATTCTTTCTTACGTACGACTTGATCTGGTCCTCAAAGGGTCCTGTGGTGATTATTATGTCTGTGATGCCACAGGCAATTAACTCCCTTAATTGATGGCCAAGAATTTCAGTTCCGCCAACTTTGATCAAACATTTAGGAGTGTTGCTTGTCAACGAATTTAGTCTGCATCCCCGTCCAGAATTGACAATGATGGCCTTCATTCGGCTTTGAGTGCATGGCCTATTTAAAAGCGTTCCACCGAAAACCTTAAATAGGATGCTGGCAACTTCCTGCAATCTTTAAAGAGTTTTTCGGAGTGCTCTATGGAACCGTTGCTGAAAAAGAAAGTCTTGCTTGTCAATCCAAAGCCTATGTCTGATAATTTCAGCAGCGGCCTTCCCATCGGACTTTTAGCTCTTGCTTCAGTGATCAGAGATGAGTACGAGGTTAAGATTGTTATGGCAAGACCTATGAGAGATTATTACAAAGAAGCCCTTAATTTTCTTGATGACGATACATTATGTGTAGGATTTAGTGTGATGACTGGTTATCAGATCACTGATGCTATCAATATTTGTAAGCTCATTCGAAAGAAAAATCCAAAGGTAAAGATTATTTGGGGAGGGGTGCATCCAACACTCCTTCCTGAGCAGACTGCAAAGAGTGAATGGGTCGATATTGTTATAAAAAGCTATTGCGAGACTGCATTCAGGGAGATTGTTGATTGTTTAGCTCAGCACAAACCTTATGCTGATGTCAAAGGTATTGTTTACAGGGAAGGAAGCAATGTTGTGAGCACGCCTCCGCGCGTCATGGACGATCCTAATGATCTCCCAAGGATGCCTTACGAACTTGTAAGCGAGAGGATTTTGAATAATGATCTCGTCGATGATAAAACTGTTGAATATATAAGCAGCAGAGGATGTTTTTTTGAGTGCGCCTTTTGTTTTGAGATTAAGATGAGCCAAAAGGTTTGGAAAGGTCTTTCTTCTGGTAGAGTGCTAGATGATTTTGAATGGTTATCTAAGATATATGGTATAAAGAAGATTCGAATGCTTGACAGCCTGTTTTTTACAAATAAAAGAAGAGCTAAGGAGATATTCCAAGGGATTGTAGATAGAAAGATTCCAATAAGATTAGAGTTTCTGAATGGGAGAACGAGACAGTTGAATATGTATGAGCCCGAAATGTGGGAACTGATGAAGAAATGCGGAGTGATTGAGTTTCTTGTAGGAGCGGAATCGGGAACTGATGCTGTGTTAGAGTTGATCAATAAAGGATGCAGCGTAGAAGACACAAAGAAACTTGTCAGAACATGTAATAAGTACGGATTGAAGGTTATTCTTTCATGCATGACTGGACTTCCTCAGATCCCCGGCTTGAGGATGAAGGAGGAATTTAATTCAACGCTGGATCTTATTGCCTATGCGTGGAGCATTAATTCTAATAATGATGCGTACCTTATACCCTTTACACCGTATCCTAACGGAACTGCGCTTTGGAATCTCTGTGTAAAGAACGGATATAAGGAACCCCAGACTTTGGAGGGGTGGGGAGAGGTGGAATCGTATCGGCATAATACTCCGTGGGTGCCGAGGAAGTACAAAAGATGGGTTCAGATGATTCAGTATGATTATATCTTTCCGTTCATAAATGGGAGCATAGAAAGATATTGGCTTCCAAAAGTAAAGAGATTCAAACCAGTTGCAAAGATTGGCTACAAAGTTGCCTTATCTGTTGCTAGGTTTAGGTTTAGGCATAAGTTTTTTTATTTGCCTGCTGAATGGTATCTTATACGACTCTATAAATACTTACGAACGAAGCAAGAAGACAAAGTCAGATTAGCTGAATTACAAGGACGTGGGCTGGATTCAAAGCTTGATACGCTTATTTTTTCAAAAGCCGAGGCAAAATAAAGAAAACCGAACGCATCCGCGGCCTAAAGGTCCTGGTTTTTGATAGTGCGATTCTCCAGACAAGAAAATTGCGGAGCGATTTTCTGCCCGTGACCTCCTCCTGCGCAAACTGAACACTACGTTGTGATATGCATCTTGGTTCTTGATGGAGGCCAAGAACCACCATTGTCGTGTGTAAGGGAATAGAGGATTATGCATGGACATTCGCAACGAATATTCATTTCAAGACTCGAGTAGAATATATCTGGCGATACAAGAGAAGATAACAAATAGAAACAAATTTCAGAGTAGAAGATGATGGGAGGATTAAGAGCAAGAGTTGCTCTTATCTAATCGGGTATTTCTACTTTCTCGTGAGTTTATGGCTCCATCTCCTTTGGATTGTCAATAAGAATATTAACCCTTATGTTCCGTATAAGAAATATCTGGATATTGTTGAGCAGAGGCTCACGTTAGAGTATCTGGAGCTTCATGGAATTTGAGGCGACGCTATAGCGTTAGCTTTCATGGAATAGCAAGAAGCAGGGGGTGGAAAGGAATATCTGGGACTAATCTCTGATCCTAATGCACCTACGTATCCTCTAAGTGT
This portion of the Candidatus Nanoarchaeia archaeon genome encodes:
- a CDS encoding radical SAM protein codes for the protein MEPLLKKKVLLVNPKPMSDNFSSGLPIGLLALASVIRDEYEVKIVMARPMRDYYKEALNFLDDDTLCVGFSVMTGYQITDAINICKLIRKKNPKVKIIWGGVHPTLLPEQTAKSEWVDIVIKSYCETAFREIVDCLAQHKPYADVKGIVYREGSNVVSTPPRVMDDPNDLPRMPYELVSERILNNDLVDDKTVEYISSRGCFFECAFCFEIKMSQKVWKGLSSGRVLDDFEWLSKIYGIKKIRMLDSLFFTNKRRAKEIFQGIVDRKIPIRLEFLNGRTRQLNMYEPEMWELMKKCGVIEFLVGAESGTDAVLELINKGCSVEDTKKLVRTCNKYGLKVILSCMTGLPQIPGLRMKEEFNSTLDLIAYAWSINSNNDAYLIPFTPYPNGTALWNLCVKNGYKEPQTLEGWGEVESYRHNTPWVPRKYKRWVQMIQYDYIFPFINGSIERYWLPKVKRFKPVAKIGYKVALSVARFRFRHKFFYLPAEWYLIRLYKYLRTKQEDKVRLAELQGRGLDSKLDTLIFSKAEAK